One stretch of Arachis duranensis cultivar V14167 chromosome 1, aradu.V14167.gnm2.J7QH, whole genome shotgun sequence DNA includes these proteins:
- the LOC127744886 gene encoding phospholipase D alpha 1-like has translation MAPFLLHGDINATIYETQKFDTFSSVPLYASIYLDEVKIESRPLKEPNNPKLEECFYIRCAHIASNIVVKLERDKWLSYLRGRGVIGEAYVEVDEKMLNGVEVDKWVEIVDASKRPISGGPKIHIKLQFFDAKRHQNWSQGIKSPDFPGVPRTFFSQHKGCKVTLYQDVHVLDDFSPRVVLDGGKTYEPQRCWEDIFDAINEAKHLIYITGWSLYTQISLIRDPKRPKHGGDITLGELLKKKAKEDGVKVVLLLWQDGIISVPGIGNYVRTQGTHDKETQSYFKDTNVHCILCPRDSVFYTHHQKIVVVDTKLPNGKDSDHQRRIVSFIGGIDLCNGRYDTQFHSLFQTLAVEHSKDFYQPSISGSTIEKGGPREPWHDIHCKLEGPIAWDIYSTFVQRFRKQGTDQGMLLSEEKLKNFIIAPSQATNPDDDDTWNVQLFRSIDNTAALGFPETAKEAFEHGLVSGENKTIDRSIQDAYINAIRRAKNFIYIENQYFIGSAFGWSVDNTEFDAVHLIPKELSLKIVSKIKAKEKFMVYVVIPMWPEGVPINNTTGTVQKILYLQRRTIEMMYQDIAQALKEEKIEQDPRKYLSFFCLGNREVKKDGEYVPPQRPEQGSDYQKAQEARRFMIYVHSKMMIVDDEYIIIGSANINQRSMDGGRDTEIAMGAYQPHHLATSQGGARGQIHGLRMSLWYEHLGMHEDTFLNPESEECINKVKQLGEKYWELYSNKDSLGSSNLPGHLLQYPVDISADGTLTNLSGFEFFPDTTAPILGDKNPTIINRVIPKPIVDIFNKIFTR, from the exons ATGGCACCATTTCTGCTACATGGAGATATCAATGCAACCATTTATGAGACTCAAAAGTTCGACACCTTTTCATCG GTACCCCTTTATGCAAGCATTTATCTGGATGAAGTAAAGATTGAAAGCAGGCCTTTAAAAGAGCCTAACAACCCTAAATTGGAAGAGTGTTTTTACATTCGTTGTGCCCATATAGCATCAAATATCGTAGTCAAATTGGAACGTGACAAATGGCTTTCTTATCTTCGTGGACGAGGTGTTATTGGAGAAGCATATGTGGAAGTTGATGAGAAAATGTTAAATGGAGTTGAAGTAGACAAATGGGTTGAAATAGTTGATGCGAGTAAAAGGCCCATATCTGGGGGTCCAAAGATCCATATCAAACTACAATTTTTTGATGCTAAACGACACCAAAACTGGTCTCAAGGCATCAAATCTCCTGACTTTCCTGGAGTTCCTCGCACTTTCTTCTCCCAGCATAAGGGATGCAAG GTTACTCTTTACCAAGATGTTCATGTCCTAGATGATTTTTCGCCAAGAGTAGTACTTGATGGAGGTAAGACTTACGAGCCTCAAAGATGTTGGGAGGATATCTTTGATGCAATCAACGAAGCGAAACACCTTATATACATCACTGGCTGGTCCCTTTACACTCAGATTTCTCTTATAAGAGATCCTAAGAGGCCAAAGCATGGTGGAGACATAACACTCGGTGAGTTGCTCAAGAAAAAGGCAAAGGAAGATGGAGTCAAAGTTGTGTTGCTTCTATGGCAGGATGGAATAATTTCAGTTCCAGGAATTGGAAACTACGTCAGAACTCAGGGTACTCATGATAAAGAAACCCAAAGCTATTTCAAGGACACAAATGTCCACTGCATTTTGTGCCCACGTGACAGTGTTTTTTACACTCATCACCAAAAGATTGTGGTGGTGGATACTAAGTTGCCAAATGGAAAGGACTCAGATCATCAAAGAAGAATTGTGAGTTTCATTGGAGGTATTGATCTTTGTAATGGAAGATATGATACtcaatttcattctctttttcaaactttagcTGTTGAACACAGTAAAGATTTTTATCAACCAAGTATTTCTGGATCTACAATTGAAAAGGGTGGTCCTAGGGAGCCATGGCATGATATACATTGTAAGCTTGAAGGGCCTATTGCATGGGATATTTACTCCACCTTTGTGCAGAGATTTCGAAAACAGGGCACAGATCAGGGCATGCTTCTTTCAGAAGAAAAGCTTAAGAATTTCATCATTGCACCATCTCAAGCAACaaaccctgatgatgatgacacATGGAATGTTCAGTTGTTCAGATCCATTGATAATACAGCTGCTCTTGGTTTTCCAGAAACTGCTAAAGAAGCTTTTGAACATGGGCTTGTTAGTGGGGAGAACAAGACGATAGATCGGAGCATTCAAGATGCATACATTAATGCTATTCGGCGAGCAAAGAATTTCATATATATTGAGAACCAATATTTCATAGGAAGTGCTTTCGGGTGGAGTGTGGATAACACAGAATTTGATGCTGTTCATCTTATTCCAAAGGAGCTTTCACTCAAAATTGTTAGCAAGATTAAGGCTAAGGAGAAGTTCATGGTGTACGTAGTTATTCCAATGTGGCCGGAGGGTGTTCCAATAAATAACACTACTGGAACTGTTCAGAAAATACTATATTTGCAGAGGAGGACCATAGAGATGATGTACCAGGACATTGCTCAAGCACTCAAGGAAGAGAAAATTGAACAAGATCCTCGGAAATATTTGTCATTCTTCTGTCTTGGCAATCGAGAGGTGAAGAAGGACGGAGAGTATGTGCCTCCGCAGAGACCAGAACAAGGTTCCGATTACCAGAAAGCTCAAGAAGCCAGACGCTTCATGATTTATGTGCATTCCAAGATGATGATAG TTGATGATGAGTACATAATCATTGGATCTGCCAACATCAACCAGAGATCAATGGATGGTGGAAGAGACACCGAAATTGCCATGGGAGCTTATCAACCGCACCATTTGGCTACCAGCCAGGGTGGTGCAAGAGGCCAAATCCATGGCTTACGCATGTCCCTATGGTATGAGCACCTTGGCATGCATGAAGACACCTTCCTTAACCCAGAAAGTGAAGAATGTATTAACAAAGTGAAGCAACTTGGGGAGAAGTATTGGGAGTTGTATTCTAACAAGGATTCACTTGGATCTAGTAACCTTCCTGGCCACTTGCTTCAGTATCCTGTTGACATTTCTGCTGATGGAACACTCACAAATCTCTCAGGATTTGAGTTCTTCCCTGACACTACTGCTCCTATTCTAGGTGACAAAAACCCTACTATTATAAATCGAGTTATTCCTAAGCCGATAGTGGATATCTTTAACAAGATCTTCACCAGGTAG